The Sediminispirochaeta smaragdinae DSM 11293 genome has a segment encoding these proteins:
- a CDS encoding ABC transporter ATP-binding protein, whose amino-acid sequence MNDNILDIRNLKKYYPVKGGVMRRHIADVKAVDDVSFQIKRGECLGMVGESGCGKTTLGKAILRLHDATAGRVYLDQDAEKIEELEALFASDKPEAVAQAEAMRKMMDLTRLKGRAMKEARRKINIVFQDPSNSLNPRLLIKDIVGEPMIIQHVYSSAAEVEERVVELLGTVGLSREHMRRYPHEFSGGQRQRIAVARALATNPKFILMDEPTSALDVSVQAQILNLLKRLQDEFQLTYLFVTHHLLVVKYITQRIAVMYLGKMMELSQTPELFKTPLHPYTKALLSAIPIPDPETKIEKIILSGDVPNPLNPPSGCRFHPRCPYAKEICKERIPELEDAGGGHLVACHRWRELN is encoded by the coding sequence ATGAACGATAACATCCTTGATATCAGAAATCTGAAAAAATACTACCCCGTAAAGGGGGGCGTTATGCGTCGGCATATCGCAGATGTGAAGGCGGTGGACGATGTCTCTTTCCAGATTAAACGAGGCGAATGTCTCGGTATGGTTGGAGAATCCGGCTGTGGCAAAACAACCTTAGGAAAGGCCATTTTACGACTTCACGATGCCACTGCCGGGCGTGTCTATCTCGATCAGGATGCAGAAAAGATCGAGGAGCTTGAGGCTCTGTTTGCCTCCGACAAACCGGAGGCTGTCGCACAGGCCGAGGCCATGCGAAAGATGATGGACCTTACCCGCCTTAAGGGCAGAGCCATGAAGGAGGCCCGCCGAAAGATCAATATCGTTTTTCAGGACCCTTCAAACTCCCTTAATCCCCGACTTTTAATTAAGGATATCGTCGGTGAGCCGATGATAATCCAGCATGTCTATTCCAGTGCGGCAGAGGTTGAAGAGCGGGTAGTCGAACTGCTTGGCACTGTCGGCCTTTCCCGTGAGCACATGCGCCGATATCCTCATGAGTTTTCCGGAGGACAGCGGCAGCGTATTGCCGTGGCCCGTGCCCTTGCAACCAATCCCAAGTTTATCTTGATGGACGAGCCTACCAGCGCCCTTGACGTTTCGGTCCAGGCGCAGATCCTGAATCTGCTCAAGCGGCTTCAGGATGAATTCCAACTTACCTATCTTTTTGTCACCCACCACCTCCTGGTGGTGAAGTATATCACTCAGCGGATTGCCGTAATGTATCTTGGCAAGATGATGGAGCTCTCTCAGACTCCTGAGTTGTTCAAGACACCGTTGCATCCCTACACCAAGGCGCTGCTTTCTGCAATTCCCATTCCGGATCCTGAGACCAAGATTGAAAAGATCATCCTTTCGGGGGATGTTCCAAATCCTCTGAACCCTCCGTCCGGTTGCCGTTTCCATCCGCGATGTCCCTATGCCA
- a CDS encoding ABC transporter ATP-binding protein: MEKLADTKELYTNFYTFEGVVKALNGVSIHVNKGETYGLVGESGCGKSVTVRSMMRIVQAPGRIESGQIHLFFSEEQRDKAIDIVGRSEAFMQTIRGNDISMIFQEASSSLNPVLSIGEQVGESFQFHRMPQMLEETEKRLSEDINAGKGLVPYKKMIRGLMARERAVYERHNRLVLEIDEQLYRLEEATDASDIRKREALKRHREHIRKKDPLVQFASHVPFFKRYRKRIAFTIRVHVIELLRQLGVPNPDNVVDRYPHELSGGMQQRIVIAIALACHPRMLIADEPTSNLDVTIQAQILDLIKKLKETLISSVLFITHDLGVVAEVCDRVTVMYAGDAVETAEVKELFKNPLHPYTKGLMNSVPKVEQEGALQTIPGTVPNLIHPPTGCRFHPRCPYAMDICKKEKPVTIEHSKDHFVACHLFTGEKHNER; this comes from the coding sequence GTGGAAAAGCTTGCTGATACGAAGGAGCTCTATACCAATTTTTATACTTTCGAGGGCGTCGTTAAAGCGTTGAACGGGGTCAGTATCCATGTCAACAAGGGGGAGACCTACGGCCTCGTGGGCGAGTCGGGATGTGGTAAAAGCGTGACCGTCCGTTCCATGATGCGGATTGTACAGGCTCCCGGCCGAATCGAAAGCGGACAGATTCATCTCTTTTTCAGCGAAGAGCAGCGGGACAAAGCGATCGATATCGTGGGTCGTAGCGAAGCCTTTATGCAGACGATCCGGGGAAACGACATCTCCATGATCTTCCAGGAGGCCTCCAGCTCGCTTAATCCTGTGCTTTCCATTGGTGAACAGGTGGGAGAGAGTTTTCAGTTTCACCGTATGCCCCAGATGCTCGAAGAGACGGAAAAAAGACTTTCAGAAGATATCAATGCCGGAAAGGGGCTTGTCCCCTACAAGAAGATGATTCGTGGTCTCATGGCGCGGGAACGGGCGGTATATGAACGGCACAATCGATTGGTGCTTGAGATTGATGAACAGCTCTACCGACTTGAAGAGGCCACAGATGCCTCTGATATTAGAAAACGGGAGGCTCTGAAACGGCACCGGGAGCATATTCGTAAAAAGGATCCTTTGGTGCAGTTTGCCTCGCATGTTCCTTTTTTCAAGCGTTATCGGAAGCGGATTGCCTTTACCATCAGGGTTCATGTGATCGAACTTTTGCGGCAGTTGGGGGTTCCCAATCCCGACAATGTGGTGGATCGATATCCCCATGAACTTTCCGGCGGTATGCAGCAGCGTATCGTCATAGCCATCGCTCTGGCGTGTCATCCCCGTATGTTGATTGCCGATGAGCCGACAAGTAATCTCGATGTTACCATTCAGGCTCAGATTCTCGACCTCATCAAGAAGCTAAAAGAAACCCTCATTTCTTCTGTGCTGTTTATCACCCATGATCTCGGCGTTGTTGCCGAGGTATGTGACCGGGTTACGGTCATGTACGCCGGTGATGCGGTGGAGACGGCGGAGGTAAAAGAGCTTTTTAAGAATCCGCTTCATCCCTATACCAAGGGGCTCATGAATTCGGTTCCGAAGGTTGAGCAGGAGGGAGCTCTACAAACCATTCCCGGAACGGTTCCTAATTTAATTCATCCGCCGACAGGCTGCCGATTCCATCCACGCTGTCCTTATGCAATGGATATCTGCAAGAAAGAAAAGCCGGTCACCATCGAGCATTCGAAGGATCACTTTGTCGCGTGTCATCTCTTCACGGGGGAAAAGCATAATGAACGATAA
- a CDS encoding ABC transporter permease, whose amino-acid sequence MQTNDNQQTINAEAVKPVVRSAHPRWKEFGFSMKRLFKNPLTIIGVSIILFFAVLAIFAPLLAPPEYPDDPYKMPHNGWKMTPSPPSAENPLGTLPQQYDILYGIIWGARNAFKIGILVVLANLVVGIVLGALAGYFGGIVDEIIMRITDIFYSIPFLVMAMALVVAIGRGLQSIVIVLIILNWPSYTRVIRSEILVVRDMDYVQAAKASGAGHLWTLIRHVMPNSVFSVIIVASMQIGTTVLSAASLSFLGLGSGAEYADWGQMVSTCRNWIVGPPGDRLAFWYVVLIPGFTIALFVLGWNLLGDAIRDVFDPKMRRK is encoded by the coding sequence ATGCAGACAAACGACAATCAGCAGACCATCAACGCCGAGGCGGTTAAGCCGGTAGTAAGATCGGCCCATCCCCGATGGAAAGAGTTCGGTTTTTCGATGAAGCGGCTCTTCAAGAATCCTCTGACCATCATTGGTGTATCCATTATTCTCTTTTTCGCAGTTCTGGCGATTTTTGCCCCTTTACTGGCCCCACCCGAGTATCCGGATGATCCCTATAAGATGCCTCACAACGGCTGGAAGATGACTCCGTCGCCTCCCTCCGCGGAGAACCCGCTCGGTACTCTGCCGCAACAATACGACATTCTCTACGGTATCATCTGGGGCGCGCGAAACGCCTTCAAGATTGGTATTCTTGTCGTTCTTGCGAATTTGGTCGTGGGTATTGTTCTTGGTGCCCTTGCCGGTTATTTCGGGGGGATTGTCGATGAGATCATCATGAGAATAACCGACATCTTTTATTCGATTCCATTCCTTGTCATGGCGATGGCCCTTGTTGTGGCCATCGGGCGAGGGTTGCAGTCGATTGTTATTGTGCTCATTATTTTGAACTGGCCCAGCTATACGCGGGTTATTCGTTCGGAGATTTTGGTTGTCCGGGACATGGATTATGTTCAGGCGGCAAAGGCGAGCGGAGCGGGGCATCTTTGGACCCTCATCCGCCATGTTATGCCCAACAGTGTTTTTTCGGTTATTATTGTCGCTTCGATGCAGATAGGTACAACGGTCCTTTCTGCGGCGAGCCTTTCCTTTCTCGGGCTTGGATCCGGGGCCGAATATGCCGATTGGGGGCAGATGGTTTCCACTTGCAGAAACTGGATTGTCGGGCCTCCGGGTGATCGGCTTGCCTTTTGGTATGTGGTGTTGATTCCCGGCTTCACCATCGCGCTGTTTGTACTCGGATGGAACCTTCTCGGGGACGCCATTCGTGACGTTTTCGATCCAAAGATGCGGAGAAAATAG
- a CDS encoding ABC transporter permease, with protein sequence MSLVNYIIRRLFFMIFVLLGVSILVFSVMMLLPPGMRAAAYVTNEKISPDQFENIIRTYGLDDPAPVQYFRWMGNVLKGDFGYSATAEAPVLSAFKSYFPVTFELVLYATPLIILFGIWLGTLGAIHKDTPIDHGSRIFAIIGYSLPTFWLGLILLMLFYGLLGIFPPGTLSNEGKDLLYSQGFHHYTSLITIDAILNGRWGLFKDALMHLLLPIINLVILSSALIMRLMRSNMLEQLGQDYIRTALAKGADRRTINYKHARRNALLPVITVSGVMFANLMGGMVITETIFSRKGLGWWMARAATQLDVSAVMFNVLFLGMVFVTVNLIVDIIYAAIDPRIRLG encoded by the coding sequence GTGAGTCTTGTTAACTATATCATTCGAAGACTATTCTTTATGATCTTTGTTCTGCTGGGGGTTTCCATCCTGGTTTTTTCGGTGATGATGCTTCTTCCTCCCGGTATGCGGGCGGCTGCCTATGTCACCAACGAAAAGATCTCCCCCGATCAGTTCGAAAATATTATCAGAACCTACGGCCTGGACGACCCTGCCCCGGTTCAGTATTTCCGCTGGATGGGTAATGTATTAAAGGGCGACTTCGGTTATTCGGCTACTGCCGAGGCTCCTGTCCTTTCGGCCTTTAAAAGCTATTTCCCTGTTACCTTCGAGCTTGTCCTCTATGCAACACCTCTTATTATCCTTTTCGGGATTTGGCTTGGAACCCTGGGGGCTATCCACAAGGATACGCCCATCGATCATGGTTCCAGAATTTTCGCAATTATCGGCTATTCTCTGCCGACCTTCTGGCTCGGCCTTATTTTGTTGATGCTTTTCTATGGGCTCCTCGGCATTTTCCCTCCCGGAACCCTCTCCAATGAAGGAAAAGATCTATTATATAGTCAGGGATTTCATCATTACACATCCCTTATCACCATAGATGCCATACTCAACGGTCGGTGGGGCCTTTTTAAAGATGCTCTCATGCATCTTCTTTTGCCTATTATCAATCTTGTCATCCTCTCTTCGGCCCTGATTATGCGCCTCATGAGAAGTAACATGCTGGAGCAACTTGGGCAGGATTATATTCGGACCGCTCTTGCAAAGGGTGCCGACAGGCGGACCATCAACTATAAACATGCACGGCGAAATGCCCTGTTGCCGGTCATAACGGTCAGTGGTGTCATGTTTGCCAATTTGATGGGAGGTATGGTGATTACCGAGACCATCTTCAGCAGAAAGGGACTCGGATGGTGGATGGCACGAGCTGCGACCCAGCTTGATGTCTCGGCAGTCATGTTCAACGTACTGTTTCTCGGTATGGTTTTTGTTACGGTGAATCTGATTGTTGATATCATCTATGCGGCTATCGATCCGAGAATCCGTCTTGGGTGA
- a CDS encoding ABC transporter substrate-binding protein produces the protein MKKIFAPFLVLVLLSALFVGCGKKEATQEAAETSEPAAKEIKNPDTFVYASYGTVESLDPARAYDEVSGGVIQNLYETLVFFDGSAVDKFVPVLCEEVPTVENGGITNGGKTYTFKIKKGIKFHSGNELTPEVVRYSFIRSMVTDPDAGPVWMLYFPFFGTYSSRDGDGNIVAKWEDLQNAIQVEGDSVVFNLKAPFPPFLAILSGYWAAIVDKDFVIANGGWDGTEATWKSFNAPANGEETLNDIASGTGPYKLDRWERGVEVVMTRNEDFHGEKPVLAKAIYKVVDEWSTRKLMLLQGDADCVEVDPLYYDEMDKETGITVIKDLKELGVRAINFNQKINAVDNPAIYSGKLDGEGIPADFFTDKDVRLAFSYCWDEDTYLSDILSGAGIDCPTPHVSGLPYRNDSLKRIPYDTAKAEEYFKKAWGGQVWDKGFKMDFLYNTGNEVREASVKMLAENIMKLNPKFKINVRGVEWASYVQATRAKTLPLFYIGWGADYPHPDNFMTTYMHSQGVYGGRCGYNNPEADRLLEAGAIESDPAKAKEIYYRIQDIWLEDAPGIVMHQPVSRRYFKDWVKGYVFHPMENHPLIFSQFTKEY, from the coding sequence ATGAAAAAGATCTTTGCACCATTCCTCGTGCTTGTTCTCTTATCTGCACTATTTGTTGGATGCGGTAAGAAAGAAGCTACACAGGAAGCTGCAGAAACGTCGGAACCTGCGGCGAAAGAAATCAAAAATCCGGATACCTTTGTGTATGCCAGTTATGGCACCGTAGAGAGCTTGGACCCCGCCCGAGCCTATGATGAAGTATCTGGTGGTGTAATCCAGAATTTATACGAGACATTGGTCTTCTTCGACGGCTCTGCCGTGGACAAGTTCGTTCCCGTTCTCTGTGAGGAGGTCCCTACGGTTGAGAACGGCGGTATCACCAACGGTGGAAAGACCTATACATTCAAAATCAAAAAAGGAATCAAATTCCATAGCGGAAATGAGCTCACCCCTGAGGTGGTGCGGTACTCTTTTATCCGTTCCATGGTAACCGATCCCGATGCCGGCCCTGTTTGGATGCTCTATTTCCCCTTCTTCGGTACCTACTCAAGCCGTGACGGAGATGGAAACATCGTTGCAAAGTGGGAAGATTTGCAGAATGCGATCCAGGTTGAGGGTGATTCGGTGGTTTTCAATCTGAAAGCCCCCTTCCCCCCATTCCTTGCGATTCTTTCGGGCTATTGGGCTGCAATTGTGGATAAGGATTTCGTTATTGCCAACGGTGGCTGGGACGGCACCGAGGCCACCTGGAAGAGCTTCAACGCACCTGCCAATGGAGAAGAAACCCTTAACGATATCGCTTCCGGTACCGGCCCTTACAAGCTTGACCGCTGGGAACGCGGTGTCGAGGTCGTTATGACTCGAAACGAGGATTTCCACGGTGAGAAGCCCGTCCTTGCAAAGGCCATCTACAAGGTCGTCGACGAATGGTCGACCCGAAAGTTGATGCTTCTTCAGGGCGATGCGGATTGTGTTGAGGTTGATCCCCTGTATTACGATGAGATGGATAAAGAGACTGGCATTACCGTTATTAAAGATTTGAAGGAACTTGGTGTTCGTGCAATCAACTTTAACCAGAAAATCAATGCCGTCGACAACCCTGCTATTTACAGTGGAAAACTCGACGGTGAGGGTATCCCTGCCGACTTTTTCACGGATAAAGATGTTCGTCTTGCCTTCAGTTACTGCTGGGATGAAGACACCTATCTCTCCGACATCCTGAGCGGGGCCGGCATCGACTGCCCGACGCCCCATGTTTCAGGACTTCCCTACCGAAACGATTCCCTTAAGCGGATCCCCTATGATACTGCAAAGGCCGAAGAGTACTTCAAGAAGGCCTGGGGCGGACAGGTTTGGGACAAGGGTTTTAAGATGGATTTCCTTTACAACACCGGAAACGAGGTGCGTGAGGCTTCCGTCAAGATGCTGGCCGAAAACATCATGAAACTCAATCCAAAATTCAAGATTAATGTTCGTGGAGTCGAATGGGCCAGCTATGTTCAGGCAACGCGAGCCAAAACCTTGCCCCTTTTCTACATCGGTTGGGGTGCAGACTATCCCCATCCCGATAACTTCATGACAACCTATATGCACTCACAGGGAGTTTACGGTGGTCGATGCGGTTACAACAATCCCGAGGCGGACCGTCTCCTCGAAGCCGGTGCCATCGAATCCGATCCTGCCAAGGCGAAAGAGATCTACTACCGCATACAGGACATATGGCTGGAGGATGCTCCCGGTATCGTTATGCATCAGCCGGTATCCCGCCGATACTTTAAGGACTGGGTAAAGGGCTATGTTTTCCATCCCATGGAGAACCATCCCCTTATTTTCAGCCAGTTTACAAAAGAGTATTAA
- a CDS encoding GNAT family N-acetyltransferase, with the protein MSHRVILSSEVVDQIIFAMENQEESFLFHMEKLEVVPVAGFETEDGGESLPEKLVSIPRWSSADGFRLMEKFVSSLNNPMYREELSRALAGGKGVFRRFKDVLKNHGPLEKLWYSFKEHEMRQTVRDWFHRNEEARDLASLGPEPEETGELVLSDFPLEIHPLPEPVEEELVEYCFQGLFPESEELLFRSFVEECMLVLENGDEVVMVSAAAPDGGRAGFALMAGFNAEEGFVFRLPLLFVDPRFRGLGLAKLLIEQAREEAAARDAAGLLLDIPGNGAVLLPFLEEAGFSTVRRSCFVNLRLQ; encoded by the coding sequence GTGAGCCATCGGGTCATCCTTTCATCCGAGGTGGTGGATCAAATCATTTTTGCCATGGAAAACCAGGAAGAGAGCTTTCTTTTTCATATGGAAAAGCTTGAGGTAGTTCCTGTTGCGGGTTTTGAAACGGAGGATGGAGGTGAATCCCTACCCGAAAAACTGGTTTCCATACCGCGCTGGTCCTCTGCCGATGGCTTTCGACTCATGGAGAAATTCGTTTCGAGTCTGAATAACCCCATGTATCGGGAAGAGCTTAGTCGTGCCCTTGCCGGGGGAAAGGGGGTTTTTCGGCGATTTAAGGATGTTCTCAAGAATCATGGTCCGCTTGAAAAGTTGTGGTACTCCTTTAAAGAACATGAGATGCGGCAAACGGTGCGGGATTGGTTTCACAGGAATGAAGAGGCCCGGGATCTTGCCTCTCTTGGGCCGGAACCGGAAGAGACCGGCGAGCTTGTGCTTAGTGATTTCCCGCTTGAGATACACCCCCTCCCGGAGCCGGTGGAAGAGGAGCTGGTGGAATATTGTTTTCAAGGGCTTTTTCCGGAGTCCGAGGAACTTCTCTTTCGTAGTTTTGTCGAGGAGTGCATGCTTGTGCTGGAAAACGGAGACGAGGTGGTAATGGTGTCTGCCGCCGCCCCTGACGGTGGGCGTGCCGGTTTTGCTCTCATGGCGGGATTCAATGCCGAAGAAGGTTTTGTGTTTCGCCTGCCTCTGCTCTTCGTGGATCCCCGTTTTCGGGGACTTGGCCTTGCAAAATTATTGATAGAACAGGCACGGGAAGAGGCTGCGGCAAGAGACGCTGCTGGTTTGCTGCTGGATATCCCGGGTAATGGTGCGGTTTTGCTTCCTTTCCTGGAAGAGGCCGGCTTTAGCACTGTTCGACGAAGTTGTTTTGTGAATTTACGCTTACAATAG
- the proS gene encoding proline--tRNA ligase, whose protein sequence is MRYRHLFGKTLRSTPQDVKSEGLSFLLRGGFIRPLGHGLYSYLPLGVKVVEKLRKIIREEMDRLGGQEVSVPLVNPADIWKRSGREHLIDRAMIRFSDRSGRRYVLSPSHEEAFVELARYGLRSYRDFPVLLFQFQRKFRDEERVRQGLVRLKEFEMKDAYSFHRSATALNNFFPKMFAAYERIFSRCGLDILTAESGVGYMRGEKAYEFLLPSNLGDDVVMSCPVCGYRANRHVARGRKQYSQGVPGRMEEVPTPGIQTIDGVSEFLGVQNSSLMKSIVYRTPDGYAMAVVRGDYDISEEKLSAYLGKPLIAFAGPSELASLGLVPGYLGPLSAPPSLPVVVDDSVAGSVNLITGGGKPDTHILNCNFGRDFESEHVVDIAMIRKSDRCIQCGTPLEAVRAIELGNIFKLGDFYARGMELVFREENGKRLYPHMGSYGIGIDRLLGAIAETKRDERGLLWPPSLAPYRFFLMGIGKGASVRREVEQLYASISEDTLIDDRSESPGVKFKDSELMGIPWRIVISASTLEEGRAELYDRRADRRRLVPLADIRSVVRALREES, encoded by the coding sequence ATGAGATACCGTCATCTGTTCGGTAAAACACTCAGAAGTACTCCGCAGGATGTAAAGAGCGAGGGACTTTCGTTTTTGCTTCGCGGAGGTTTTATACGCCCGCTTGGGCATGGCCTTTATTCCTATCTTCCCCTTGGTGTCAAGGTTGTCGAAAAGCTGAGAAAGATCATCAGAGAGGAGATGGATCGTCTCGGTGGTCAGGAGGTTTCGGTTCCGCTGGTGAATCCAGCCGATATTTGGAAGCGTTCCGGCCGGGAACACCTGATAGACCGCGCTATGATCAGGTTCTCCGATAGAAGTGGACGCCGCTATGTCCTTTCTCCCAGTCATGAAGAGGCCTTTGTCGAATTGGCTCGTTACGGACTTCGGTCGTATCGGGATTTTCCCGTTCTTCTTTTCCAGTTCCAAAGGAAATTCCGGGATGAGGAACGGGTGCGTCAGGGGCTTGTTCGACTGAAAGAGTTTGAAATGAAGGATGCCTACTCATTTCATCGCAGCGCTACGGCTCTCAATAATTTTTTTCCGAAGATGTTTGCCGCCTACGAGCGGATTTTTTCTCGCTGCGGCCTTGATATTCTCACGGCAGAGTCCGGAGTCGGATACATGCGGGGGGAAAAGGCCTATGAGTTCCTGCTTCCCAGCAACTTAGGTGATGATGTCGTCATGAGCTGCCCGGTTTGCGGTTATCGGGCCAATCGCCATGTGGCACGGGGGCGAAAACAGTACAGCCAGGGCGTACCTGGGCGCATGGAAGAGGTTCCCACTCCCGGTATTCAAACCATCGACGGGGTTTCCGAATTTCTCGGTGTACAAAATTCTTCACTCATGAAGTCTATTGTCTATCGTACTCCCGATGGATATGCCATGGCGGTCGTTCGCGGCGACTACGACATCAGCGAGGAAAAGCTTTCCGCCTATCTCGGCAAACCCCTGATCGCCTTTGCCGGGCCCTCCGAACTTGCATCCCTCGGGCTGGTTCCCGGTTATCTTGGCCCCCTGTCCGCTCCCCCTTCGTTGCCCGTTGTCGTCGACGACAGTGTGGCAGGTTCGGTGAATCTCATCACCGGAGGGGGGAAGCCCGATACCCATATTCTGAACTGTAATTTCGGCCGTGATTTTGAGAGCGAACACGTTGTCGATATCGCCATGATAAGGAAATCGGATCGATGCATCCAATGCGGCACCCCCCTCGAAGCGGTTAGGGCCATCGAACTGGGGAATATCTTCAAGCTTGGAGATTTCTATGCGAGGGGAATGGAGCTTGTATTTAGAGAGGAGAACGGTAAGAGGCTCTATCCCCACATGGGCTCTTACGGAATCGGTATCGACAGGCTTCTTGGCGCTATTGCCGAAACGAAAAGAGACGAGCGTGGTTTGCTTTGGCCGCCTTCTTTGGCCCCTTACCGCTTCTTTCTGATGGGGATCGGCAAGGGCGCATCCGTCAGGAGGGAAGTGGAACAACTCTATGCGTCGATAAGTGAAGATACACTTATCGACGACCGGAGCGAATCTCCCGGTGTTAAGTTCAAAGATTCGGAATTGATGGGAATCCCCTGGCGGATCGTAATTAGTGCTTCCACCCTGGAAGAGGGAAGGGCCGAACTCTACGATAGAAGAGCGGATAGGCGGCGGCTCGTGCCTCTTGCAGATATTCGCTCGGTGGTCAGGGCTCTCCGGGAGGAGTCGTAG
- the eno gene encoding phosphopyruvate hydratase: MSTIEFIEAREILDSRGNPTVEVDVVLEDGSMGRAAVPSGASTGVHEAVELRDGDKSRFMGKGVLKAVENVNDTLAGELVGLDVLDQVDIDRTMIELDGTENKAKLGANAILGVSMAVARAAADFLGVPLFKYLGAYHATVLPVPMANILNGGSHADNSVDFQEFMVMPVGAQNVRGGIRMIAEVFHNLKSILKDKGYSTAVGDEGGFAPNLKSNEEACELILQAIEKAGYRPGEDVMIALDPAASEFYDEKSGKYKLRWSTGAEYSSTEMADYWASWTEKYPIISLEDGMAEDDWEGWKYLTDKIGKKVQLVGDDLFVTNTKRLRKGISEGIANSILIKVNQIGTLTETFEAVDMAKRAGYTAVVSHRSGETEDSFIADLVVGLETGQIKTGSLSRTDRLAKYNQLMRIEDYLEGVAEYPGMKAFYSIKR; encoded by the coding sequence ATGAGTACTATTGAATTTATTGAAGCAAGAGAAATTCTCGACTCCCGTGGTAACCCCACTGTGGAAGTTGATGTCGTTCTTGAAGATGGATCCATGGGACGAGCAGCCGTTCCATCGGGAGCTTCGACCGGTGTACATGAGGCCGTAGAGCTTCGTGACGGCGATAAGAGTCGTTTTATGGGAAAGGGCGTGCTCAAGGCCGTGGAAAACGTCAACGACACCCTTGCCGGTGAGCTTGTTGGACTGGATGTCCTCGACCAGGTTGATATCGACCGCACCATGATCGAACTCGACGGTACCGAGAACAAGGCAAAACTTGGCGCCAATGCCATTCTGGGTGTATCCATGGCGGTAGCACGGGCAGCCGCCGACTTTCTCGGTGTGCCTCTTTTCAAGTATCTCGGAGCCTACCACGCAACCGTTCTTCCGGTTCCCATGGCCAACATTCTCAACGGCGGCTCTCATGCCGACAACTCCGTAGACTTCCAGGAGTTCATGGTTATGCCCGTCGGCGCCCAGAATGTCCGAGGCGGCATTCGCATGATCGCCGAGGTGTTCCACAACCTCAAATCCATCCTGAAGGACAAGGGTTACAGCACAGCAGTGGGAGACGAGGGAGGTTTCGCACCCAACCTGAAGAGCAACGAAGAGGCTTGTGAGCTTATTCTTCAGGCCATCGAAAAAGCGGGATACCGCCCAGGCGAAGATGTCATGATTGCTCTCGATCCTGCCGCAAGCGAGTTCTACGACGAAAAGAGCGGCAAGTATAAGCTCCGCTGGTCCACCGGCGCAGAATACTCAAGCACCGAAATGGCCGATTACTGGGCAAGCTGGACAGAGAAATATCCGATCATCAGCCTCGAAGACGGCATGGCCGAAGACGACTGGGAAGGCTGGAAATACCTCACCGACAAGATTGGCAAGAAGGTACAGCTGGTGGGTGACGACCTGTTTGTAACAAACACCAAGCGCCTGAGAAAGGGAATCAGCGAGGGCATTGCAAACTCCATCCTCATCAAGGTAAATCAGATCGGAACCCTTACCGAAACCTTCGAAGCAGTCGATATGGCGAAGAGGGCCGGTTATACCGCTGTTGTTTCTCACCGATCGGGCGAGACCGAAGACAGTTTCATCGCCGATCTGGTTGTCGGACTGGAGACAGGACAGATCAAGACCGGTTCTTTGAGCCGAACCGACCGTCTTGCTAAGTACAACCAGCTTATGAGAATCGAGGATTATCTCGAAGGCGTCGCCGAATATCCCGGCATGAAGGCCTTCTACTCCATCAAACGCTAA
- a CDS encoding acylphosphatase → MAAYRITVSGRVQGVGFRYSAKLAADRARINGWVRNEYDGSVLLYAEGSLKACQTFIAWCRKGPSMARIDTVRVKEVSPEGIRGFSVRY, encoded by the coding sequence TTGGCAGCCTACCGAATTACCGTGTCGGGACGGGTGCAGGGGGTCGGTTTTCGCTACTCAGCAAAGCTGGCCGCCGATCGTGCGCGAATCAATGGGTGGGTACGCAACGAATATGACGGAAGTGTTCTTCTTTATGCTGAAGGAAGTCTGAAAGCGTGTCAGACTTTCATCGCATGGTGTAGAAAAGGTCCGTCGATGGCCAGAATCGACACTGTGCGTGTAAAGGAAGTTTCTCCCGAAGGCATACGCGGCTTTTCCGTTCGCTATTAA
- a CDS encoding response regulator, translating into MHEERKGLVLIVEDEDSIRLTLRDYLQKKGFKVLVASDGVGAIKQLLDHAIKVIVTDYRMDILGGDYWIKFLDTYCKDKRIFITSGFLRPEFSIPFEVIYKPFDYALLAEKVGDALDSELQV; encoded by the coding sequence ATGCATGAGGAACGAAAAGGCCTTGTTTTAATTGTGGAGGATGAGGATTCCATACGCCTTACCCTCCGTGACTATCTTCAGAAGAAAGGCTTTAAGGTGTTGGTTGCTTCCGATGGTGTCGGAGCTATAAAGCAGCTTCTGGATCATGCCATAAAAGTTATAGTGACCGATTATCGTATGGATATTCTCGGCGGAGATTACTGGATAAAATTTCTTGATACCTATTGCAAGGATAAACGTATCTTCATCACGAGCGGATTTCTTCGACCGGAATTCAGTATCCCCTTTGAAGTGATCTATAAGCCTTTCGATTATGCGTTACTGGCGGAGAAGGTGGGAGACGCCCTCGATTCTGAATTGCAGGTTTGA